The Lolium perenne isolate Kyuss_39 chromosome 6, Kyuss_2.0, whole genome shotgun sequence genome segment GGTATCTTTGGGGCACCACAAATATGAAACTTCGTTTTGGTACTAAGGAGTCATAGCTGATTGCCCATTCCGATTTAGACTAAGTTGGAGATGTTGATGTCCAAAAGTGTGCATCGGGTTATTTGGTTACCCATTCAGAGGGAGTAGTGGCATGGCAAAGCAGGTTGCAAAAATATGTGGCATTGAACACAACTGAAGCTGAGTTCATCACAATATATAACAGCGGTGAGCAAGGATCTATTGTGGCTAAAATGATTGGGTTGTGAGATTGGGTTTAAGCAGGACAGGTATGTGTTGTTTTGTGACAATCAGAGTTATATCCACCTATTTAAGAATGTAAGTTTTCATTCAAGGTCGAAGCATAATGATGTAAGTTATCATTAGATTCGAGGAGTGTTGACTTCCAAGCAAATGAAGATTTAGAAGTTGCACACTAATTACAATggggctgatatgttgaccaaggtggTGACAAGGGGAAAGCTTGAGGTATGCCCTCGGCTCAAGTTATCTCCGCTCTGTTCATCACGTGATCATCAtctccaccgttgcttactgagaagatcgggccaccccttatcattttCAGTAATAAAGAAACCATAAGTTTGTACATTCTCCTTTCTAAATAGACGTACTTCCATCCAATTTTGAGCTTAAATGAATTCGTTTATGTTTTTAGGTAGCTAGATATGAACGTTAGCAAAGATGTAGCTTATCGAACAGGCGAATGCACAATTGTAGACATAAACATGCTTCGATGTTGACGAATGACTTTCCAATCGGTGACGAACACGGGGACAGAGCTGTGTGAGGCCTTCCTGTCTGCATTTTGGTGGTATTTGTGGCTGTCCACCCGGGGTATCATTAAGTTGTACAAGCATGTTAATGATTTGGAGAGAATTTCATGATTTCATGCATCCAATTAGTGTACCATTTCGTAGCAAATTTATCATTTCTAAAAGAGATTGTTAACCTTCTTTTTGCGGTTAACATGAAGCTCTGTTTCCTGAAATCCATTGGAGCTAAACCTCCTTGATTCTAAATAATGACACAATTAAATATTTTAATAAATAAATACTCAAATTATGTATAAAAAATGTTGAAATGAACAAAAATGAAAATGGGTTTACCGTGCTATAGCGCCCCTATTGCGCATACAACGACTGGAGATGACGGCCCGCTACTTTTCCTTCAGCAACAAAGAAGTGTGTGTACTCCCTCCAGATTACAATAATTGCCTAAAAATAGATGCATGTACATAGTGAAACATATCTAGATATATTTATTTTTAGGCGTTTATTTTGGACCAGAGGAAGTATATTTTTTAAGGAAATTGTAGGGGTTGGTTTGGGATTGCTTATTTTAACCGTATTTTTAATACTTAAAATGTAGATTGATTTCGGACAGAATTTGGATTGTGCCGACTACATCCAAAAGTAACCCCATTGACTTACACGAGTCTAAAGGGACGGCGATGTAGGAGTGAACGAATGTGCATTTCTGTGACAAATATTTTTCTCCCCTGGTTCAACGCACGAGCATTTTTCATAGATTAATCAAACTTtataaaattttaaatttaacCAAACTTAGAAGGTGAGATAATTGTGAAAGGAGGGAGTAATTTGGAATGAGTCATTACTTCGTTAATTTAAGTGGAGAAGCCGCCCACTAATACAGTTGatcgagtcatcatcttgagtacgTGTGGAGTGAGTAGTGTGATCTCCAAGCGACAGGGTCGGGTCGGGGTGTAGCGGTGGGTCCGGTGCCTGGTCCTTGGCTTCTTTAAATTTGGCTCCCCACCGAGGCAAGGCGACACACATCCACAAGGCCACAAGCTACGATTTCAATACGGACGCAAACGCACGCGACACAGGACCAGCTCCGTTAGCATGAGCTCGTCGGGCCAGCTCAAGCgcctgttccagctcctagtgagCAACCTCCTCACCGTCGTGGCGGTGCCGCTCGCCGCCGCGGCGCTGCTCAAGGCGGCGGAGCTAGGGCCCGATGAGCTGCTGGGCCGGGTGCGCGCGCTGCGGCCCATGCACATGTTCCTGGCCACGTTCGTCCCGGCCGCCGCAAGCATCGTCTACCTCAAGCTCCGACCACGCACGGTGTACATGCTGGACTACGCGTGCTTCCGGCCACCGCCCAACTGCCGCGTCCCGTTCGCGGCGTTCCAGGAGCACGCCCGCGTGTGGCCGGGCTTCGACGAGCGCAGCGTCCGGTTCATGACGCGGCTGCTGGAGCGGTCGGGGCTGGGCGAGGAGACGTGCCTCCCCTCCGCgcagcactacatcccgccgtccCGGGACCTGGAGTCCTCCCGCGCCGAGGCGGAGCTCATCATCTTCTCCGCCATCGACGACCTCCTCGCCAAGACGGGCGTGTCCCCGCAGGAGATCGACATCCTGGTGGTGAACTGCAGTCTGTTCGCCCCGACGCCGAGCTTCGCCGACATGGTGGTGAACCGGTACGGGCTTCGCCCGGACGTGCGCAACGTGCACCTCGCCGGGATGGGGTGCAGCGCGGGGCTCATCTCCGTGGGCCTCGCGAGGAACCTGCTGCAGGTGGCGCCCAAGGGGTCGAAGGCGCTGGTGGTGTCGACGGAGACCATCACCCCGAACTACTACATGGGGAAGGAGCGCGCCATGCTGCTGCCCAACTGCCTGTTCCGCATGGGCGGGGCGGCGGTGCTGCTCTCCACGAGCGGCGCCAACGCGCGGTTCCGGCTGGCGCGGGTGGTGCGGACGCTGACGGGCGGGAAGGACGGCGCGTACCGGTGCGTGTACCAGGAGGAGGACGACCGGGGCAACGTGGGCATCAACCTGTCCAAGGACCTGATGAGCGTGGCCGGGGACGCGCTGAAGGCGAACATCACGGCCATGGGGCCGCTGGTGCTCCCGGCGTCGGAGCAGCTGCTGTTCGCGGCGTCC includes the following:
- the LOC127306249 gene encoding 3-ketoacyl-CoA synthase 5; protein product: MSSSGQLKRLFQLLVSNLLTVVAVPLAAAALLKAAELGPDELLGRVRALRPMHMFLATFVPAAASIVYLKLRPRTVYMLDYACFRPPPNCRVPFAAFQEHARVWPGFDERSVRFMTRLLERSGLGEETCLPSAQHYIPPSRDLESSRAEAELIIFSAIDDLLAKTGVSPQEIDILVVNCSLFAPTPSFADMVVNRYGLRPDVRNVHLAGMGCSAGLISVGLARNLLQVAPKGSKALVVSTETITPNYYMGKERAMLLPNCLFRMGGAAVLLSTSGANARFRLARVVRTLTGGKDGAYRCVYQEEDDRGNVGINLSKDLMSVAGDALKANITAMGPLVLPASEQLLFAASFIARRVVNRGVKPYIPDFRTAFEHFCIHAGGRAVIDELQRSLTLSDEQVEASRMTLHRFGNTSSSSLWYELAYVEAKGRMRRGDRVWMIGFGSGFKCNSAAWECIRPPPANGGAGGPWATCAHRYPVEIPDVLKH